TGGAGAATATCCTGAAGGAGTAGCTGTAATGCTGTTTTATGCTGTAGGTGAAGTATTTCAGTCTATGGCAGTCACCAGGGCAAAAGGAAACATAAAAGCCTTACTGGACCAGCGTCCCGATGAGGTGACCATCATGGAAAATAATCAGCCAAAAGCAATTAAAGCAAAAGAAGCGAAAGTAGGAGACGTTATTCAGCTGAAGCCTGGTGAAAAACTGGCGCTGGATGGTGAACTGATTTCAGATTCAGCGTCGTTCAATACGGCAGCGCTGACAGGGGAAAGTAAACCCGATACTAAAAATAAAGGTGAAGCAGTACTGGCAGGAATGATCAATATGAACAGTATTGCCCTTGTAAAGGTTACCACTGCCTATGAAGACAGCAAACTGAGCAAAATACTGGAACTGGTACAGAATGCTACAGCGCAGAAAGCCCCTACGGAACTGTTCATCAGAAAATTTGCCAAAGTGTATACACCAATTGTTGTAGCCCTGGCAATAGCAATCTGTTTACTGCCTTATTTCTTTGTCAGCGATTATCAGTTCAGGGATTGGCTGTACAGAGCATTGATCTTCCTTGTGATCTCTTGCCCTTGTGCCCTGGTCATCTCTATTCCGTTAGGGTATTTCGGTGGAATAGGCGCGGCAAGCCGTAATGGAATCCTGTTTAAGGGAAGTAATTTCCTGGACAGTATTGCAGAAATCCAGAATGTGGTAATGGATAAAACCGGAACCATGACGGAAGGAGTCTTCAAAGTTCAGGAAGTAAGCATCAGTCCTGAATTTAATAAAGATGAAATCCTTCAGCTGGTAAACGTTCTTGAAAGCAAAAGTACCCACCCGGTAGCTACAGCGATTCACAATTACGTAGGCGATATCAATTATACTGTTCCATTGGAAAACGTAGAAGAAATTGCAGGACATGGGCTGAAAGCAACAGTGAACGGTAAAGAACTTCTGGTGGGGAATTTTAAGCTGATGGATAAATTTAATATCCGCTATGACCTCAACCATGCCAATATTGTTTACACCCTTATTGCGATAGCCTATGACCGGAAATTTGCAGGGTATATCACCATTGCAGACAGCATAAAAGAAGATGCCAAAGCCACAGTAGACAATCTGCATAAAATGAATGTAAAAGCCACCATGCTGAGTGGAGATAAAAGTACAGTAGTGAAATATGTTGCCGATCAGCTTGGTATAGACAATGCATTCGGAGATTTGCTTCCGGAAGATAAAGTAAACAAAGTCAAAGAGATCAAAGCAAAAAATCAAACCGTGGCCTTCGTTGGGGACGGAGTGAATGATGCCCCTGTAGTAGCCTTGAGTGATGTAGGGATTGCCATGGGAGGTCTGGGAAGTGATGCTACCATTGAAACGGCAGATGTGGTGATTCAGGATGATAAACCGAGTAAGATTCCGATGGCAATTAATATCGGGAAACAGACGAAAAAAATCGTTTGGCAGAATATCATCTTAGCTTTTGCCGTAAAAGCTGTTGTGCTCATTCTCGGAGCAGGAGGTCTGGCCACGATGTGGGAAGCCGTATTTGCTGATGTAGGAGTGGCATTGCTCGCAATTTTAAATGCAGTGAGAATTCAGAGGATGAAATTTTAAAAGAATCATAAACACAAACTAAATTATATTCAATAAGAGCTTTGCTGATTTCAGCGAAGCTTTTTTTTAATACCATCTTATTTTTCTATGCCCCTATGTAGTTAATTTTTTAAACAACATAGACACATACTCTTACCAAATAAATGATTAATTTTTACTGGTGTTTGTTACGATTCTATTTCTCCCGCAGATCCGGCATATTACAAGATCCTTCATAAAAATCTGCGTAATCTGCAAAATCAGCGAGCAATAAAAGTATGCACTCTTAAATTTTATCGGAGGAAAAACCTTGTGTCTTCTCCCAATAATTAAAAAAAGCCCCACCACATCAGGCAAAGCTTTATGAACAAGATTAAATTTTATATAAAGAACTAAATTTTATTGGGATGATCAGCCATGTAAGATGACCTGAAGTGCAGAACCAAATTTCGGAATAATACCTTAATGATAACAGATACAGTTTGGCCAATTTTATAGGTAACAGTTGAAATGCATTGATGCATAGGATCAAATCGTGAAAGCCTGGAAATGATCAATGACATTCATCATAAATGAAGCATAAAACAATTTTGAAGTAGTATATTTGTAGCAGAGAACAAAATTGTTGAAGGCATTAATTTCCATATTCATCATTTTTACTGTTGCAATACGCCCCGTGTTGCCACTGGTAAATTATGCGGTGAACTATGACTATATCGTGAAAAATCTTTGTGAAAAGAGAGATATCCCACAGTCAACGTGTAAAGGAAAATGCTATGTGGAAAAAGAACTGGCCAAGACAGAAAAACAATCCAACAGTTCTCAAACCATAAAAATTGCAGGATTAGATGCCTTTATTTCTCATGACATATTTTCCTTTTCACATCAGTTGAATCTGGAACGGTCTGTAAACGATCCTTGTTCAGACCATATCAGTTCTCATTCTTCAGAATACTTTTCCAGGGTATTTCATCCTCCTTTAGTTTAATTTCAGCTTTAAACTAAATTTTTAGTTTTATTTTGAAAGCTTTTCAGACCTTATTGAAAAGTTATTGGGATAGTTTACGCCTAGGAGTAAAATTGCTATTTTCTAAGATGCGATAAGTCAATTTGGTGTATGAACTTCATCTCAGCTCCTGAAAGTTTTCGGAATATTTTAAAATAAACTGTTGTCTATGGTTTGATCTCCTTCGGAGTTTGAAGCCAGGATATCTATTTAACATTATTAATTAAAATTTAACATCAATATGAAATCTCCGGTTATACTGACTGCCCTGCTGTCAATAGTATTATTTTCATGTGCCAAAGAAATCCCTCAGGTAAAGCATAAGAGCAATATGAGCTCTACAAAAGAAAATATCACAAATGTACAGGTAGCAAATGAAGAAGATCCCATCTGCCATATGAAAACTGCAGAATTTCTGAAAGATACTGCGGTGTACAAAAATAAAACGTATGGTTTTTGCAGTGCTTACTGTAAAGATGAATTCAAACAAAATCCTGAAAAATATGCCCAAAAATAATAAGACGAATAACAAAAGAAAAGTAATTATGCCCATTGCGGTGATTGCTTTGCTTTTTCTGGGAATAGGCATAGGAATGAGCTACTTCAAAAAGAACCTGTATACGGTGATGAAGGTTCCGGATTTTGAACTTACGGATCAGAATAATAAGAAAATTACCAATAAAGATATGCTGGGAAAAGTATATCTCGTGGAATTTTTCTTCAGTAAATGTCCTACCATCTGCCCTGTGATGAATACCAATATGAAGGCTATACAAAGCCAGATCAATGATCCCAATTTCGGAATTATCTCCATCAGCATAGATCCGGAAAATGACACTCCTGAAGCCCTGAAAGAACATGCTCAGAAGATAGGGGCAAAATCTCCTGACTGGCATTTTTTAACAGGTGACAGAGGATATATCGGAAAACTTGCAGATCAGTTTAATATCTACGTAGGAGATAAGGAAGACGAAGCGGAAAGTCTGAACCACAGCGGTATGATTGCTTTGGTAGATCAGGAAGGAAACATCCGCTGTAGATACAATAAAGATAATATGCCGATCCTGTATTATTCAGGGCTGAATTATGATGATCCGGAAGGCAAAACTCCCCGCCTGAATGGGAAATATCATCCGGACAGGGAAATTCTGATTGAAGATATTAAGAAATTATTGAAATAGTGAAGAGGGGAGCGCAGCAGGAAGAACATCCAGCCCATAAAGCTCTGATGATTTTTGATGTAAAGGTAAATAGAGGTTGAAGCAGTTATACATTGAAATAAATCACTCTCATCTTTCAGCCTAATAGAAAACATTGTTCAACCATAAACAAAAAAGTTATGAAGATTATGAAAATAGCTGCCTTAAGCGCAGTTTTCGCGGCCCAGTTTGCATTGGCTCAGTTTAAGCAGACACCTCTGCCATATGCTTATAATGCTTTGGAAGGGAATATTGATGCCCAAACGATGGAAATTCATTATTCAAAACATGCGGCAGCGTATGTAGCCAACCTGAATAAAGCCATTGCAGGAACTCCACAGGAAAAAGAAACATTGTTTCAGATTCTTTCAAATGTTTCAAAACTGCCGCCTGCAGTGAGAAATAATGCAGGAGGACATTACAACCACGAGTTGTTCTGGACTGTTCTTACTCCCCAGAAAAATACACAGCCTTCCGCAAAATTAGCAAAAGCGATCACTGAAACTTTCGGAAGCATGGATGCTTTTAAAGAAAAGATGGCTAAAGCCGGAGCAGACCGTTTCGGATCAGGATGGGCATGGCTTTCTGTGGATAAAAACGGAAAACTATTCATTTCTTCTACTCCCAATCAGGACAATCCTTTGATGGATGTAGTGGAAGAAAAAGGAACCCCTATCTTCGGAATTGATGTCTGGGAACATGCTTATTATTTAAAATATCAGAATAAAAGAGCAGACTATCTTACCGCTATCTGGAACGTCACCAACTGGAAAGAGATCAGCAGAAGATACGATGAAGCTGTAAGTAAAAAATAAGCTGGTGAAATTTCTTTACGGCATACTCTTTACCTTTTATATGGTGTTCAGACCTCTGATACCGCTGGTGGAGTATGCCGTAAATTATGATTACATTGTCAACACGCTGTGTGTGAATAAAAGCAAGCCTGAGATTCACTGCAACGGAAAATGTTACCTCAGCAAACAGCTGGCAAAGACCGGCGATTCGGAATCTTCACCTTTACAAAAATCAAAGAATTCAGGGCAGAAAATCCTTGATATCTACATTCTTCCTGAAATTACAGAAATTTCTGCTTCTGAGAAATTTCCATTTTTCAATTTTCATTTTATTTATGAAACAGCTTATTCTTTTCTGTTTCTGAAACATATTTTCAAGCCACCGGTTTTTTAAGTTACTTATATCATTATTCAATCACAAAAGGGTCAACGCATTTTCTTAGTACATCAACAGTTTAAGATGATGCCTTAGACTGGGCACGGGCATATATTAAATTCAAAGATTTAAAACTTAAGTGCCTTCTTATACATACAGCATTTCACTTAAATAAACTTAAGTGTTAAAACTTATGTGCCTTTGGTGGTTAAAAAACAACGCTGTTACAGCAATTCAAAATCAATTCAACTTAAAAAATCAACAATGAAAATTTATAAATTTTTATCACTATTCTTTATTGCCTTTACTTTGTTCACCGTATCATCCTGTGATAGCAGCAGGGATGATGAAAATCCGCAGGATACCACGCCGGGAAATATTCAGATCAAATTTGAAAACGGGTTTAATAATCTGGGAAATATCGTTTTAAACCAGACGGTACAGACTTCCTCAAAGGGACAAAAGCATAATTTCTCTTCCTTAAAATATGTCGTAAGTAATATCACCCTGATCGATGAAGGCGGAAATGAGTTCAGATACAATGAAAACAATCCTGATAAAGGAGCTTTTATCATAGACCAGGCAGATGCGGTTGCCGGAGTGGTGTATCTGAATTTAGACGGAATTCCGAAAAATAATTATAAGAAGATCAGATTCGGATTGGGAGTCAGCCAGAAAGCGTATCTGCTGGGCCAGGACGGACAGGCAGAATTCTGGACCAAAGCCAAGCAGAAAGGAATGTCATGGTCATGGGCTGCAGGGTATGTGTTTGTAAAACTTGAAGGAAAATACGGTGCGGATTCAGCAGCTAAGGAATTTATGAATCATACGGGAAACATGGGAAATACAGCAGCCAATAATACCCCGGATCTATACCGTGAGATTACGTTGAACCTCCCGGTTACCGCAAGAGTTACCGGAAAGATCAGGCCTTCCATTCATATCCTGGCAGATCTGAATCAGTTTTTAAGTGGTGATAAAGCTCTTACCCTTACATCAGCCAATGATATGATGATGGGGTCCAGCCAGCATCTTGTAGATGTCACCAATAACCTTACCAAGATGTTTAAAGTAGATCACGTTCACAATGATTAATTTTTCAATTAAAATGATGCTGGCTGTGCTCATGATACTTTTAGGCTGTATTTCCTGTTCTGATGAGGTTATACAGCCGCTGGAGAAAGATGAGGCTTACCATTTGCAGTTTCCCGCTTACTTTCCGGAAATGTCTTTTGATCAGTCTTCAAACCCGGTCACCAGAAACGGGGTAGAGCTGGGAAGAAAATTATTCTATGAAGGAAGGCTTTCCAGAAACAACACCATCTCATGCGGGTTTTGTCATATCCAGGAAAATGCTTTTACCCATCATGGTCATACGGTAAGCCACGGTGTGGATGACAGGATCGGGATCAGGAATGCACCCCCTATACAGAATATGGCTTTTTTGAAAAAATATATGTGGGACGGGGTGATCCATGATCTGAATCAACAGGCAATCAGCCCTATTACAGACGTAAATGAAATGGACAGCTCTATACCTGAAGCCATCTCAAAGCTCAAAAATGATCAGAAATATAAAAAACTTTTCAGGGAAGCTTATGGAGATGAAACCATTACAGGAGAAAGGATTTTAAAGGCACTTTCACAGTTTATGGCCACACTGGTTTCAGCAGATTCAAAATATGACCGGTTCAGGCAGGGGCGGGAGCAGTTTACCCCGGAAGAATCCCAGGGCATGGCATTGTTTAATCAGAAATGCGCATCCTGTCATAGTGGAGAGCTTTTTACAGATGAAAGCTTCAGAAATACGGGAATGTATTACAATACTGAGTTTAAAGATGCGGGCCGCTACCGGGTCACCCTTGATCAGGCTGACTGGATGAAGTTCCGGGTTCCAAGCCTGAGGAATATAGAATATACCAAACCTTATATGCATGACGGAAGATTTTATACCCTGGAAGCAGTCCTCAATTTCTATTCGGATCATGTGGAAGATAATCCAAACCTTGATCCGCAGCTGAGACAAAACGGACGTACGGGAATTGCAATGAACAGCCAGGAAAAACAGCTGATCATAGCTTTCCTGAAAACACTGTCCGATAAAAGCTTTATATCCAATCCAAAATTTGCAGAATAAATGAGAGAAAACATGAAGAAGATAATATTGATAATATGCCTGGTCTTATTTAACCTGAATAAGGCCAATACCGTAAGAGACAGTATTTATATTACTCCTGAAAGCTATAGCAGGATCAGTTTTTATGATGATTGTGATGCCTGTGGTTGTGCTGCAGGAAACGGGTCATCCGGTTTTGAATCTTTACTGAACCCACAATTTATAGGAGTCAAATATTTTGCACAGCATTATAAGGCCAAAGAGAATTTATTTGTCAAAGACCTCACTCAGGATCAGTATTTCAATACACTGCAGATCTGGGGTAAAATTCCGGTGACGGAAAAACTGAGTGTATATGCCAGTCTGCCATTTCATTTTCACGAAAAAAAGACCACGCAGGGCGATATCAGAATCAATGGAATCGGTGACCTGAATCTGATGGGAATTTACAGGCTGGTGAAGTCAGGGGATAATTTCCATCAACTGAGCGGAGGCCTCGGCGTGAAAGTGCCTCTGGGTAAATTTGATGAAAAAGGAATATCAGGCGTCAACCCGAGCTTTCAGTTGGGAACAGGCAGCTGGGATTATCAGGCAGCTTTGAACTATAAATTTCAAAAAAATAAAATAGCCGTATTGATCAATACCGATTACACCATTAAAACTGAAAACAAAAAACATTACCGCTTCGGAAACCAATGGAATTATGCAGCCACCGGTTTCTATCAGCTCTCAGGAAATGAAAAAACCATATTTTCTGCTAAAACCGGGCTTCAGGGGGAAGTGTATGCACAGAATAAACAGTTTGGGGAAGGCTTGCCCAATACTGCAGGAAGTGCATTATATGGAAAACTGGGATTTGAAGCCTCTTATAAAAGGTTCAGCCTGGGAAGTGAAGTGATGCTCCCGTTATATACCCATCTTGCCGGAGGAGACATTGAGGCAAAATCAAGGTTCAGCGTGTTCCTGAATATTGGAATATAACGGATCTTGTAAAAAACATTTTTCCTGTCATGAATGAAAGAGTAAAGAATCTGAACATTGATGACTGATACAAAAGGCTGTTTCATTATTGGGGCAGCCTTCTTTCTGATTGGGGCATAAAGTTAAATATAATGACCGGTGCAGACAGTGATTTTCATCGTTTTATTTCTTTATTAAAACCGTTTTTTACAGCCTTCTGATATATAATATTGTAAATCATTTTGTTGATAACAGGATATAGCAATAATTTTCTATCTTTGCCGGAGTTTGGTGAGCCGTAAAAAGCTCTTAAAAGGGAATCCGGTGAAAATCCGGGACAGACCCGCTGCTGTAAGCTCCGCACCAAAGTTTTTGAAGAATATATCCACTGTTTTTTAATGGGAAGGATTTCAAAAATGGAGTAAGTCAGAAGACCTGCCAGAAAAATTAAACGTTTGACGCTTTCGTGGAATAAAGCTTAGGACACCAATGATTCTGTGCAGTGACTGCTGTGCTTTGTCGTTGCGTTCTTATATCCATTAGCGTCATCATTATCCCTGAATGAGCTAATGGTGGCAAAACTGATTACATCTCAATTTCATAAAATTGTTTTCACCGCTTCGGTGTTAACCTCTCACTTTTTGTTTTCCCAAACAAAGAAAAAAGACACTCTGGATGCAGAGACCATTAAGGTTATCAGTCTCTACAAAAAGAATTTTAAAGAAATTATTCCTGCTCAAATCCTACAGGGAGAAGAACTTGAAAGGCTTAACAGTCATTCTGTAGCGGATGCGCTGCGGTATTTTTCAGGAGTCCAGATCAAAGACTATGGAGGTATCGGAGGCTTAAAAACCATCAACATCCGCAGCATGGGAAGCCAGCATGTGGGCGTATTCTATGATGGGATCCAACTGGGGAATGCACAAAATGGCCTTGTTGACCTGGGAAGGTATTCGTTGGATGACCTGGAAGAAATATCGCTGTACAACGGGCAGAAAAGTGAAATTTTTCAACCCGCAAAAGATTTCGGTTCATCAGGATCAATCTATCTGCAGCCTAAAACACCTGTATTCAAAGGAAACAGGAAAACAAATCTGGTCATAAGGGCAAAAAGTGCTTCCATAGATCTTTTCAACCCTTCATTCCGCCTGGAACAGAAAATCTCAGACAGGATTTCCTCAAGTTTCAGCGGAGAATTTATGCAAAGTGACGGAATTTACAGATTCCGTTACGCCAAAAAATACCCTGACGGGCAGCAGGCTTATGATACAATTGCCAGGAGACAGGATTCGGATATTAAAGCCAAACGTTTTGAAACTTCTGTCAATGGAATATTCAATAACGGAAGCTGGAATGTAAGAGGGTACGGGTATATTTCAGACCGTGGAATGCCTGCACCTATTGTTAATGGGCGCTTTGGAGGCCGGGGAGCAAGACTTTCGGATGAAAATTATTTCGTACAGGCCCATCTGAGAAAAAAGCTGTTCCCAAAATTTGAAACCCAGCTGAAAGCAAAATTTGCCTACGATTATACCCATTTCATGGATACCGTTCGTTCGCAATCTATCATTTATACGGATAATGTCTATATTCAAAGGGAAGTATATCTTTCTTCTTCCAATATCTATTCTATCACTCCGAATTGGGATGTCAGTCTGAACGGAGATTTCCAGTACAATAATCTGGATGCCAATCTGGACAATTTCTCTTATCCTACCCGTTATACAACATTAGTAGCCTTGGCAACCACATACCAGTGGAACAGGTTTAAAATTCTGGGAAGCCTTTTGGGAACATTCACTTTTGAAGAAGTAGAAAAGAACAAAAGACCCGGAGACAGAAGAGAATGGACGCCTGCTGTATTTATGAGCTATCAGCCTGAGATTATTCCTGAGCTTACCCTTAGGGCTTTTTATAAAAAGATTTTCAGACTGCCAACCTTCAATGATCTTTATTATACCAATATCGGAAATACGTACCTGAGACCGGAATTTACCAGTCAGTATGATGTAGGGTTTACCTATAGAAAGAACTATAACATCAACAGTTTCTTCAAATTCTTTTATGCTAAAGTTGACGGCTACTACAATAAAGTACAGGATAAAATTGTAGCGGCTCCCAATGGAAGTATGTTCCGCTGGCTGATGATGAATCTTGGGCTGGTGGAGATCATGGGAGCAGATGTGAACGTCCAGACTGAAATGCAGCTTGGAAAAGTAAGATTGAGACCGTTACTTTCCTACACGTATCAAAGTGCGAGAGATATGAGCGATCCGGAAGATACGTTCTACCGTAATCAGATTCCTTATACGCCATGGCATAACGGATCATTCAGCCTTATGGCAGACTATAAAGACTGGAGTTTCAATTACAGTGCCATCTATGTGGGGAAACGGTATGATGTGAACCAGGATAATATTCAGTACAATTATGTGCAGCCCTGGTATACCCATGATCTGTCTGTTCAGAAGAAATTCAACTGGGCAAATCATCAGTTTAAAGTGAGCCTGGAGATGAATAATATCTTCAATCAATACTATGATGTAGTGATCAACTATCCGATGCCCGGAAGAAATTTTAAACTTATTCTAAACTTCACCCTATGAGAAAACTAAACTTTTATTTTTTATTTCTTGTATTGGCTTTTCTTACTTCATGCCGTACCGATGATATCATCGTACGTCAGGAAGTGGTAGAAGGATTACCTTCAGAAAATACCGCAATAAAAGGATTCTACATGTTGAATGAAGGGAATATGGGAAGTAATAAATGTACCCTTGACTTTTTCGATTATACCAAAGGAACCTATTACAGGAATATCTATGCGGAAATCAACCCGAATGTAGTGAAAGAGCTGGGGGATGTAGGAAATGATATCAAAGTCTACGGCAGCAAACTGTATATTGTCGTCAATGTTTCCAACAAAATTGAAGTACTGGATGCCAGAACGGCTAAACGAATTACTTCCATTCCGTTGCAGAACTGCAGGTATTTAGCCTTCAAAGACGGAAAAGCCTATGCCAGCAGCTATGCAGGACCTGTAGCGATCAATCCCAAAGCCCCTAAGGGAAAAGTAGTGGAAATTGATACCGCTTCTCTTGCTATTCAGCGTGAAGTTGTCGTAGGATATCAGCCCGAAGATATGGAAATCGTAGGGAATCAATTATTTGTTGCCAATTCCGGAGGCTATAAAGCTCCCGATTATGATAATACCATTTCTGTAATAGATTTAAACAGTTTTACGGAAATCCGGAAAATAGATGTTGCCATCAATCTTCATCACATTAAGAAAGACAATTATGGGGATCTGTATGTGAGTTCAAGAGGAGATTATTATACAGTTCCTTCCAGTTTATATCTGGTAGACGCCGCAACAGGAATGGTGAAAAAGGACTTCCATCTCGCAGTAAGCGAAATGACGATTGTGAATGATAAACTTTATTTCTACGGAAATGAATTCAATTACAATACCCACAGCTATAAAAAAACCTTCGGGATCATAGACGTGAAAACCGAAGAGATTATTGCCAACCACATTTTTGATCAGGAATACGAGAATGCGATTAAAACACCTTACGGAATCGCAGTTAACCCAATCACAGAAGATATCTATATAACGGATGCCAGAAATTACGTATCCATGGGTTTTGTGTATTGCTTTGATAAAAACGGGCATTTCAGATGGAAGACAGAAGGAGGGAATATTCCTGCCCACTTCGCTTTTTTATACAAATAATCAAATTTTAAGAAATGAGAAGAAATACCTTTACTTATTTAAAAATCGGGGTTTTATCATGCCTTCTTGCAGGAGTGACAGCCTGTAAGCATAATGATGAGGACGAGTTTACATTTAGCGGACTCGATGATTCCTATTCTATTGAGCGGTTAAAAGTTCTGACCATTCCTACCAATGCTTCAGGATCCGTTACATGGAGCATCAATGATTCTGTTATCTCCCAGAGTTCAGCGCTTGAGTTTATCAGCCCGAAGGCAAATGCCTATCCTCTGACTTTAAAAATCAATAATAAAGGAAACGAACAGGTTTACCATTCTAAAATAGTCGTTACCAAAGAAAAAGTACCTTACAGTAAATATATTGCCAAAGTATTGGATTTTCGGCCTGCTGTAGGACAGTTTATGAATGAAATCCCCGAATATACTCCCGGGAATACTGCTGCCAATATGCTTCAGAAAGCGAACGAATCTCTGGTGGGAGGGAACTCTACCATGATCAGTCTGGGAGGCTATGGCGGATACGTTGTTTTCGGTTTTGATCATACTGTTCCGAATCTTAATGGAAGAGACTTTAAGGTTCTTGGCAATGCATTCTTTGGAAATGATGCCAGTGAGCCGCGTTCAGGATCCTGTGAACCGGGAATCATTATGGTGGCCTACGACAGAAACAAAAACGGTAAACCCGATAATGATGAATGGTACGAAATTGCCGGTAGTGAATATTTCAAAAACACAACCGTAAAAAATTACAGCATTACCTATTATAAGCCCGATGAAAACAAACCTCCGGTCCCCGGAAGCGAATTCTGGCAGACCGATGTGGAATATATCAAATGGACCGATAACCTCGGGAATAAGGGCTTTAAAACAAAAAATACATTTCACGCACAGAGCTATTATCCTTTATGGTTCGCAGATCCTTCTTACAGCTTTTCGGGGACCAGGCTGGCCAACAATTTTTATGATCAGAACGGTGACGGA
This portion of the Chryseobacterium arthrosphaerae genome encodes:
- a CDS encoding YncE family protein — protein: MRKLNFYFLFLVLAFLTSCRTDDIIVRQEVVEGLPSENTAIKGFYMLNEGNMGSNKCTLDFFDYTKGTYYRNIYAEINPNVVKELGDVGNDIKVYGSKLYIVVNVSNKIEVLDARTAKRITSIPLQNCRYLAFKDGKAYASSYAGPVAINPKAPKGKVVEIDTASLAIQREVVVGYQPEDMEIVGNQLFVANSGGYKAPDYDNTISVIDLNSFTEIRKIDVAINLHHIKKDNYGDLYVSSRGDYYTVPSSLYLVDAATGMVKKDFHLAVSEMTIVNDKLYFYGNEFNYNTHSYKKTFGIIDVKTEEIIANHIFDQEYENAIKTPYGIAVNPITEDIYITDARNYVSMGFVYCFDKNGHFRWKTEGGNIPAHFAFLYK
- a CDS encoding cell surface protein, which codes for MRRNTFTYLKIGVLSCLLAGVTACKHNDEDEFTFSGLDDSYSIERLKVLTIPTNASGSVTWSINDSVISQSSALEFISPKANAYPLTLKINNKGNEQVYHSKIVVTKEKVPYSKYIAKVLDFRPAVGQFMNEIPEYTPGNTAANMLQKANESLVGGNSTMISLGGYGGYVVFGFDHTVPNLNGRDFKVLGNAFFGNDASEPRSGSCEPGIIMVAYDRNKNGKPDNDEWYEIAGSEYFKNTTVKNYSITYYKPDENKPPVPGSEFWQTDVEYIKWTDNLGNKGFKTKNTFHAQSYYPLWFADPSYSFSGTRLANNFYDQNGDGSYWVGKSYEFGYADNAPNNDEASNIDISWAVDSSGRYVKLPGIDFMKIYTGVNQEAGWLGEVSTEVAGAYDLHLK